The Chloroherpetonaceae bacterium genome includes a region encoding these proteins:
- the proS gene encoding proline--tRNA ligase: MAEKITSRAADYAQWYIDVVRSAKLADYSDVRGCMVIRPNGYAIWEKMQYALDMMFKETGHVNAYFPLFIPESYMKKEADHIEGFAPECAVVTHGGGEELQEKLYVRPTSETIIWSTYAKWVQSYRDLPILINQWANVVRWEMRTRLFLRTTEFLWQEGHTAHATENEAVEEVLKMINVYRHFVESYMALPVIVGKKTDSEKFAGAVDTYCIEAMMQDGKALQSGTSHYLGQNFAKAFDCKFQSKEGVLEYVYATSWGVSTRLIGALIMAHSDDKGLVLPPKLAAREVVIVPIIKGDQKSMVLEKALELKKQLLAEGIRVFLDDNDQQTPGWKFAEYELQGIPIRIELGPKDVEKNQCVIARRDTSEKMPMPLSDFFGSEIKTLLETIQSSLFTRAEKFRDEKMKEVSTFEELKAQVETGFAIAYWDGTRETEAKIKEELKATIRCRPTDVAFIEKFGTQTSGHCVYSQKPAKEKVIFAKAY; this comes from the coding sequence GTGGCAGAAAAAATTACATCACGCGCGGCTGACTATGCGCAGTGGTACATTGATGTCGTTCGTTCGGCAAAGTTAGCAGATTATTCTGATGTTCGCGGCTGTATGGTTATTCGCCCTAATGGCTATGCCATCTGGGAAAAAATGCAATACGCCTTGGATATGATGTTCAAAGAAACCGGACATGTAAATGCTTACTTCCCATTGTTTATTCCCGAAAGCTATATGAAAAAGGAAGCCGATCATATTGAAGGCTTCGCACCCGAGTGCGCCGTCGTAACTCACGGTGGCGGAGAAGAATTGCAGGAAAAACTTTATGTGCGTCCAACCTCTGAAACGATCATTTGGTCAACCTATGCAAAATGGGTTCAATCTTACCGCGATTTACCCATACTAATTAACCAATGGGCGAATGTGGTTCGTTGGGAAATGAGAACTCGCCTTTTCTTAAGAACCACTGAATTTCTTTGGCAAGAAGGGCATACGGCTCATGCAACTGAAAATGAAGCGGTAGAAGAGGTTCTTAAGATGATTAACGTTTATCGCCATTTTGTTGAATCTTATATGGCGTTGCCGGTGATTGTTGGAAAAAAAACAGATTCAGAAAAATTTGCCGGAGCTGTAGATACCTACTGTATTGAAGCGATGATGCAAGATGGTAAAGCACTTCAATCCGGAACGTCGCATTACTTGGGTCAAAACTTTGCGAAGGCCTTTGATTGCAAGTTCCAATCAAAAGAGGGTGTTTTGGAATATGTTTATGCAACAAGTTGGGGGGTTTCAACTCGACTAATCGGGGCGTTGATTATGGCTCACAGCGATGATAAAGGGCTGGTGCTACCGCCAAAACTAGCAGCCCGTGAAGTTGTAATTGTTCCAATCATCAAAGGCGATCAAAAATCAATGGTTCTTGAAAAAGCTTTAGAACTAAAAAAACAACTGCTTGCAGAGGGAATTCGTGTTTTTCTTGATGACAATGATCAACAAACCCCGGGATGGAAATTTGCAGAGTATGAACTTCAAGGCATTCCAATAAGAATTGAACTCGGTCCAAAAGATGTTGAAAAAAATCAATGTGTTATTGCAAGAAGAGATACTTCTGAAAAAATGCCAATGCCGCTATCAGATTTTTTCGGTTCAGAAATAAAGACACTCCTCGAAACCATTCAATCTTCCCTTTTCACTCGCGCAGAAAAGTTCCGCGATGAAAAGATGAAAGAAGTATCGACTTTTGAAGAGCTGAAAGCGCAAGTAGAAACCGGTTTTGCAATTGCTTATTGGGACGGAACGCGAGAAACCGAAGCAAAAATTAAAGAAGAATTAAAAGCTACGATTCGCTGCAGACCAACCGATGTTGCATTTATCGAGAAATTCGGGACTCAAACCAGTGGTCATTGTGTTTATTCACAAAAGCCTGCGAAAGAAAAAGTAATCTTCGCAAAGGCTTACTAA
- a CDS encoding transglycosylase SLT domain-containing protein → MKKIILSASALLGIIVSIYFLLISMNPFSVNVNDERKVHNHSENQAVSEHQLSSQIEAKRQYSDNAFVQANVIYNFTRKKIDFCGEEIPFEIQDVFERFERDFLLNVNDRTQITMYLKRSGRFFPYFEKKLKEAGLPDDLKYLVVAESNLLDIPSPAGAAGMWHIMPGVARDLGLIVNAEIDERYNLDKSTEAAFKYLKDAYSRFGSWSLAAASYNMGVYGVADELQFQSQKSYYELFLNRETSRYVFRIAVIKEIMSNAELYGYRGIIIYPEMKWREQTVNEAIPNLAVWALENKLRYRDLKIYNPWIRSRSLPSPAKGSSWVLKLPLQETSTTNDQYLYTSDLENQNNAKKGFHVVREGETLESISNLCGLSADELRRLNKLKPTDVIKTGQKLKISP, encoded by the coding sequence ATGAAAAAAATCATCTTATCTGCTTCTGCACTATTAGGAATTATCGTTTCAATTTATTTTCTCTTGATTTCAATGAATCCGTTTTCGGTTAATGTTAACGATGAGCGGAAAGTCCACAATCATTCTGAAAATCAAGCAGTTTCTGAACATCAGTTGTCTTCTCAAATTGAAGCAAAAAGACAATACAGTGATAATGCCTTCGTTCAAGCAAATGTGATTTATAATTTCACTCGAAAAAAAATTGATTTTTGTGGAGAGGAGATCCCGTTTGAAATTCAGGATGTATTTGAGAGGTTCGAGAGGGATTTCTTATTGAATGTAAATGACCGGACTCAAATCACGATGTATCTTAAGCGTTCTGGAAGATTTTTCCCATACTTTGAAAAAAAATTAAAAGAAGCTGGGCTTCCAGATGATTTGAAATATTTGGTGGTTGCAGAAAGTAATCTTTTGGATATTCCTTCTCCTGCAGGCGCTGCGGGAATGTGGCACATTATGCCCGGAGTCGCAAGAGATTTAGGGCTAATTGTAAATGCTGAAATTGATGAACGGTATAACTTGGATAAATCAACCGAAGCTGCGTTTAAGTATCTAAAAGATGCGTATTCACGATTTGGAAGTTGGAGTTTAGCCGCTGCCTCTTACAATATGGGGGTTTATGGGGTAGCCGATGAATTACAATTTCAGTCTCAAAAAAGTTATTACGAACTTTTTCTTAATCGTGAAACTTCAAGATATGTTTTTAGAATTGCAGTCATTAAAGAGATCATGTCAAATGCCGAGCTTTATGGTTATCGAGGAATTATCATTTATCCTGAAATGAAATGGAGAGAACAAACAGTCAATGAAGCTATTCCGAATTTAGCCGTGTGGGCATTGGAAAATAAACTTCGTTATCGAGATTTGAAGATTTATAATCCGTGGATTCGAAGTCGTTCTCTTCCTTCTCCGGCCAAAGGAAGTTCTTGGGTACTTAAACTTCCGCTTCAAGAAACCTCGACCACGAATGATCAATATCTCTACACATCTGATCTTGAAAATCAAAACAACGCAAAAAAGGGTTTTCATGTTGTTCGAGAAGGTGAAACGCTAGAGAGTATTTCCAATCTTTGTGGGCTTTCTGCAGATGAACTTCGAAGGCTTAATAAACTCAAGCCTACCGACGTGATTAAGACAGGTCAAAAGTTGAAAATTTCACCCTAA
- a CDS encoding NHL repeat-containing protein, which produces MKNNFGIYFLLACIFTLMQNSVLFKHATQKEKYRPVQTFSNARALAISISLGEIFIIDEGNSTLVKLSKSGEFIASVGGFGIDREALDSPVDLVTDGMNVFVADRGNQRVAHFDRYLNFIATLQNAPTLQDNFSSSGSQQTLWRPIGVTLSPQGDLYILDEAQRQVIRINPFTFNTQERGLTAIQAFGNYNSGIGILQDPFRIQCSQTGKVFVSDVVKRKVLVFDLFGNYVTEIGDSLKLQPKSLGLGSVAALSDGSGDEKLLVLSSSGIHIYSTNQVYGFRQEGFISSSSLRELTNSEEAEDALIAFDKLYLLTKRSLYLIPLDQLPLNLSVR; this is translated from the coding sequence ATGAAGAATAACTTTGGGATTTATTTTCTCCTTGCTTGCATCTTCACCCTGATGCAAAATAGCGTGCTTTTCAAACACGCAACCCAAAAAGAGAAATATCGGCCAGTTCAAACATTTTCAAACGCTCGGGCACTTGCTATAAGCATTTCGTTAGGTGAAATTTTTATCATTGATGAAGGGAATTCAACACTTGTAAAACTTTCAAAATCAGGAGAGTTTATTGCAAGTGTTGGAGGATTTGGAATAGACCGAGAGGCGTTGGATTCGCCGGTAGATTTAGTAACAGACGGGATGAATGTTTTCGTTGCAGATCGGGGAAATCAAAGAGTGGCACATTTCGACCGATATCTTAATTTTATCGCAACGCTGCAAAATGCGCCTACCCTTCAAGATAATTTCAGTAGCAGCGGTTCGCAGCAAACCCTTTGGCGACCAATCGGCGTAACACTTTCTCCACAAGGAGACTTATACATTTTAGATGAAGCACAAAGGCAAGTCATTCGAATAAACCCATTTACATTCAATACTCAAGAAAGAGGTCTCACGGCAATTCAGGCTTTCGGCAACTACAACTCCGGAATCGGTATTCTTCAAGACCCATTTCGAATACAGTGTTCCCAAACAGGAAAAGTTTTTGTCTCGGATGTGGTGAAGAGAAAAGTTTTGGTTTTTGATTTGTTCGGGAATTATGTCACTGAAATTGGAGACTCATTAAAGCTACAACCAAAATCGTTAGGCCTTGGTAGCGTCGCAGCCTTATCTGATGGCTCCGGCGACGAAAAGCTGCTTGTTTTATCCTCTTCAGGAATTCACATTTATTCAACAAATCAGGTTTACGGATTTCGTCAAGAAGGATTTATTTCGTCTTCTTCCTTAAGGGAACTGACAAATAGTGAAGAGGCAGAAGATGCATTAATTGCTTTTGATAAACTTTATCTACTTACCAAGAGGAGCCTTTACCTTATCCCGCTTGATCAACTTCCTCTTAATTTATCAGTTCGTTAA